The proteins below are encoded in one region of Kogia breviceps isolate mKogBre1 chromosome 8, mKogBre1 haplotype 1, whole genome shotgun sequence:
- the POMT1 gene encoding protein O-mannosyl-transferase 1 isoform X1, translating into MLGFLQRPVVVTADINLNVVALTAVGLLSRLWQLAYPRAVVFDEVYYGQYISFYMKRIFFLDGSGPPFGHMLLALGGYLGGFDGNFLWNRIGAEYSTNVPVWSLRLLPALAGALSVPMAYQIVWELGFSHCAAVGAALLILIENALITQSRLMLLESVLIFFNLLAVLSYLKFFNSQKHRPFSPSWWFWLMLTGVACSCAVGIKYVGVFTYVLVLGVAAVHAWHLIGDQALSNARVLCHLLARAVALLLTPVLVYLLFFYVHLLLLCRSGPHDQIMSSAFQASLEGGLARITQGQPLEVAYGSQVTLKNVFGQPVPCWLHSHQSTYPMIYENGRGSSHQQQVTCYPFKDVNNWWIVKDPGRHQLVVNNPPRPVRHGDIVQLVHGMTTRLLNTHDVAAPLSPHSQEVSCYIDYNVSMPAQNLWRLDIVNRESDTDVWKTILSEVRFVHVNTSAILKLSGVPLPDWGFRQLEVVGEKLSRGYHGSTVWNVEEHRYGRSQEQEERELELRSPTQTDASRNLSFMARFSELQWRMLTVRSDDSEHKYSSTPLDWVTLDTNIAYWLHPRTSAQIHLLGNVVIWASASLATLVYALLFIWYLFRRRRRVCDLPEDCWLRWMLAGALCAGGWAVNYVPFFMMEKTLFLYHYLPALAFQILLLPVVLEHVSDHLCRSQLQRSLFGALVVAWFASACHVSNTLRPLTYGDRSLSPSELKALRWKDSWDILIRKY; encoded by the exons ATGTTGGGATTTTTGCAGCGCCCTGTGGTGGTGACAGCTGACATCAACTTGAATGTCGTGGCTCTGACCGCGGTGGGGTTGCTGAGCCGACTGTGGCAGCTTGCCTATCCAAGGGCCGTGGT TTTTGATGAAGTATACTATGGGCAGTACATCTCTTTTTACATGAAGCGGATCTTCTTTTTGGATGGCAGTGGACCACCGTTTGGCCACATGCTGCTGGCCTTGGGAG GTTATTTAGGAGGATTTGATGGTAACTTTTTGTGGAACAGAATTGGAGCAG AATACAGCACCAACGTGCCCGTGTGGTCCCTGCGCCTGCTGCCGGCCCTTGCAGGGGCCCTGTCGGTGCCCATGGCCTACCAGATCGTGTGGGAGCTCGGCTTCTCTCACTGTGCCGCCGTGGGCGCCGCTCTGCTGATTCTGATCG AGAACGCTCTGATCACTCAATCAAGGCTGATGCTTTTGGAATCAGTGTTGATATTTTTCAATCTGTTGGCCGTGCTGTCTTACCTGAAGTTCTTCAACTCCCAGAAACATAG GCCCTTCTCTCCGAGCTGGTGGTTTTGGTTGATGCTGACGGGTGTGGCCTGCTCCTGTGCAGTCGG CATCAAGTATGTGGGTGTGTTCACGTACGTACTGGTGCTCGGGGTTGCTGCTGTCCACGCCTGGCACCTGATAGGAGACCAGGCGCTGTCAAAC GCCCGTGTGCTCTGTCACCTGCTCGCCCGAGCGGTGGCCCTGTTGCTCACCCCGGTCCTCGTGTACCTGCTCTTCTTCTACGTCCACCTGCTGCTGCTCTGCCGCTCCGGGCCCCACGACCAAATCATGTCCAGTGCTTTCCAGGCCAGCCTGGAG GGGGGGCTGGCGCGGATCACACAAGGCCAGCCCCTGGAGGTGGCCTACGGTTCCCAGGTCACTCTGAAGAACGTCTTTGGCCAACCCGTGCCCTGCTGGCTTCATTCCCACCAGAGCACCTACCCCATGAT ATACGAGAATGGCCGCGGCAGCTCCCACCAGCAGCAGGTGACCTGCTACCCCTTCAAGGATGTCAACAACTGGTGGATTGTAAAGGACCCTGGGCG GCACCAGCTGGTGGTGAACAACCCCCCGAGGCCCGTGCGGCACGGCGACATCGTGCAGCTGGTGCACGGCATGACCACCCGCCTCCTCAACAC GCACGACGTCGCGGCCCCCCTGAGCCCTCACTCCCAGGAGGTGTCCTGCTACATCGACTACAACGTCTCCATGCCCGCCCAGAACCTCTGGAGGCTG GACATCGTGAACAGAGAGTCGGACACAGATGTCTGGAAGACCATCTTGTCAGAGGTCCGGTTCGTGCACGTGAACACCTCAGCCATCCTCAAG CTGAGCGGGGTgcccctcccggactggggctttCGGCAGCTGGAGGTGGTCGGGGAGAAGCTGTCCCGGGGCTACCACGGGAGCACCGTGTGGAACGTGGAGGAGCACCGCTATGGCAGGA GCCAGGAGCAGGAAGAGAGGGAGCTGGAGCTGCGCTCGCCTACTCAGACAGACGCCAGCAGGAACCTCAGCTTCATGGCCAGGTTCTCAGAGCTGCAG TGGCGGATGCTGACGGTGAGAAGCGACGATTCCGAACACAAATACAGCTCCACGCCGCTGGACTGGGTCACGCTAGACACCAACATCGCCTACTGGCTGCACCCCAGGACCAGT GCACAGATCCATCTGCTCGGAAACGTCGTGATCTGGGCCTCGGCCAGCCTTGCCACCCTGGTGTACGCTCTGCTCTTCATCTGGTACCTGTTCAGACGCCGAAGAAGAGTCTGCGACCTCCCTGAGG ATTGCTGGCTACGCTGGATGCTGGCCGGGGCTCTGTGTGCCGGGGGCTGGGCCGTGAACTACGTGCCCTTCTTCATGATGGAGAAGACGCTGTTCCTCTACCACTACCTGCCCGCGCTCGCCTTCCAGATCCTCCTGCTCCCTGTGGTCTTGGAGCACGTCAGCGACCACCTGTGCAG GTCCCAGCTCCAGAGGAGCCTCTTCGGCGCGCTGGTCGTGGCGTGGTTTGCCTCTGCCTGTCATGTGTCCAACACGCTGCGCCCGCTAACCTACGGGGACAGGTCACTCTCACCCAGCGAACTCAAGGCCCTTCGCTGGAAAGACAGCTGGGATATCCTGATCCGGAAATACTAG
- the POMT1 gene encoding protein O-mannosyl-transferase 1 isoform X2 — protein MLGFLQRPVVVTADINLNVVALTAVGLLSRLWQLAYPRAVVFDEVYYGQYISFYMKRIFFLDGSGPPFGHMLLALGGYLGGFDGNFLWNRIGAEYSTNVPVWSLRLLPALAGALSVPMAYQIVWELGFSHCAAVGAALLILIENALITQSRLMLLESVLIFFNLLAVLSYLKFFNSQKHRPFSPSWWFWLMLTGVACSCAVGIKYVGVFTYVLVLGVAAVHAWHLIGDQALSNARVLCHLLARAVALLLTPVLVYLLFFYVHLLLLCRSGPHDQIMSSAFQASLEGGLARITQGQPLEVAYGSQVTLKNVFGQPVPCWLHSHQSTYPMIYENGRGSSHQQQVTCYPFKDVNNWWIVKDPGRHQLVVNNPPRPVRHGDIVQLVHGMTTRLLNTHDVAAPLSPHSQEVSCYIDYNVSMPAQNLWRLDIVNRESDTDVWKTILSEVRFVHVNTSAILKLSGVPLPDWGFRQLEVVGEKLSRGYHGSTVWNVEEHRYGRRAGREGAGAALAYSDRRQQEPQLHGQWRMLTVRSDDSEHKYSSTPLDWVTLDTNIAYWLHPRTSAQIHLLGNVVIWASASLATLVYALLFIWYLFRRRRRVCDLPEDCWLRWMLAGALCAGGWAVNYVPFFMMEKTLFLYHYLPALAFQILLLPVVLEHVSDHLCRSQLQRSLFGALVVAWFASACHVSNTLRPLTYGDRSLSPSELKALRWKDSWDILIRKY, from the exons ATGTTGGGATTTTTGCAGCGCCCTGTGGTGGTGACAGCTGACATCAACTTGAATGTCGTGGCTCTGACCGCGGTGGGGTTGCTGAGCCGACTGTGGCAGCTTGCCTATCCAAGGGCCGTGGT TTTTGATGAAGTATACTATGGGCAGTACATCTCTTTTTACATGAAGCGGATCTTCTTTTTGGATGGCAGTGGACCACCGTTTGGCCACATGCTGCTGGCCTTGGGAG GTTATTTAGGAGGATTTGATGGTAACTTTTTGTGGAACAGAATTGGAGCAG AATACAGCACCAACGTGCCCGTGTGGTCCCTGCGCCTGCTGCCGGCCCTTGCAGGGGCCCTGTCGGTGCCCATGGCCTACCAGATCGTGTGGGAGCTCGGCTTCTCTCACTGTGCCGCCGTGGGCGCCGCTCTGCTGATTCTGATCG AGAACGCTCTGATCACTCAATCAAGGCTGATGCTTTTGGAATCAGTGTTGATATTTTTCAATCTGTTGGCCGTGCTGTCTTACCTGAAGTTCTTCAACTCCCAGAAACATAG GCCCTTCTCTCCGAGCTGGTGGTTTTGGTTGATGCTGACGGGTGTGGCCTGCTCCTGTGCAGTCGG CATCAAGTATGTGGGTGTGTTCACGTACGTACTGGTGCTCGGGGTTGCTGCTGTCCACGCCTGGCACCTGATAGGAGACCAGGCGCTGTCAAAC GCCCGTGTGCTCTGTCACCTGCTCGCCCGAGCGGTGGCCCTGTTGCTCACCCCGGTCCTCGTGTACCTGCTCTTCTTCTACGTCCACCTGCTGCTGCTCTGCCGCTCCGGGCCCCACGACCAAATCATGTCCAGTGCTTTCCAGGCCAGCCTGGAG GGGGGGCTGGCGCGGATCACACAAGGCCAGCCCCTGGAGGTGGCCTACGGTTCCCAGGTCACTCTGAAGAACGTCTTTGGCCAACCCGTGCCCTGCTGGCTTCATTCCCACCAGAGCACCTACCCCATGAT ATACGAGAATGGCCGCGGCAGCTCCCACCAGCAGCAGGTGACCTGCTACCCCTTCAAGGATGTCAACAACTGGTGGATTGTAAAGGACCCTGGGCG GCACCAGCTGGTGGTGAACAACCCCCCGAGGCCCGTGCGGCACGGCGACATCGTGCAGCTGGTGCACGGCATGACCACCCGCCTCCTCAACAC GCACGACGTCGCGGCCCCCCTGAGCCCTCACTCCCAGGAGGTGTCCTGCTACATCGACTACAACGTCTCCATGCCCGCCCAGAACCTCTGGAGGCTG GACATCGTGAACAGAGAGTCGGACACAGATGTCTGGAAGACCATCTTGTCAGAGGTCCGGTTCGTGCACGTGAACACCTCAGCCATCCTCAAG CTGAGCGGGGTgcccctcccggactggggctttCGGCAGCTGGAGGTGGTCGGGGAGAAGCTGTCCCGGGGCTACCACGGGAGCACCGTGTGGAACGTGGAGGAGCACCGCTATGGCAGGA GAGCAGGAAGAGAGGGAGCTGGAGCTGCGCTCGCCTACTCAGACAGACGCCAGCAGGAACCTCAGCTTCATGGCCAG TGGCGGATGCTGACGGTGAGAAGCGACGATTCCGAACACAAATACAGCTCCACGCCGCTGGACTGGGTCACGCTAGACACCAACATCGCCTACTGGCTGCACCCCAGGACCAGT GCACAGATCCATCTGCTCGGAAACGTCGTGATCTGGGCCTCGGCCAGCCTTGCCACCCTGGTGTACGCTCTGCTCTTCATCTGGTACCTGTTCAGACGCCGAAGAAGAGTCTGCGACCTCCCTGAGG ATTGCTGGCTACGCTGGATGCTGGCCGGGGCTCTGTGTGCCGGGGGCTGGGCCGTGAACTACGTGCCCTTCTTCATGATGGAGAAGACGCTGTTCCTCTACCACTACCTGCCCGCGCTCGCCTTCCAGATCCTCCTGCTCCCTGTGGTCTTGGAGCACGTCAGCGACCACCTGTGCAG GTCCCAGCTCCAGAGGAGCCTCTTCGGCGCGCTGGTCGTGGCGTGGTTTGCCTCTGCCTGTCATGTGTCCAACACGCTGCGCCCGCTAACCTACGGGGACAGGTCACTCTCACCCAGCGAACTCAAGGCCCTTCGCTGGAAAGACAGCTGGGATATCCTGATCCGGAAATACTAG
- the POMT1 gene encoding protein O-mannosyl-transferase 1 isoform X3 — MKRIFFLDGSGPPFGHMLLALGGYLGGFDGNFLWNRIGAEYSTNVPVWSLRLLPALAGALSVPMAYQIVWELGFSHCAAVGAALLILIENALITQSRLMLLESVLIFFNLLAVLSYLKFFNSQKHRPFSPSWWFWLMLTGVACSCAVGIKYVGVFTYVLVLGVAAVHAWHLIGDQALSNARVLCHLLARAVALLLTPVLVYLLFFYVHLLLLCRSGPHDQIMSSAFQASLEGGLARITQGQPLEVAYGSQVTLKNVFGQPVPCWLHSHQSTYPMIYENGRGSSHQQQVTCYPFKDVNNWWIVKDPGRHQLVVNNPPRPVRHGDIVQLVHGMTTRLLNTHDVAAPLSPHSQEVSCYIDYNVSMPAQNLWRLDIVNRESDTDVWKTILSEVRFVHVNTSAILKLSGVPLPDWGFRQLEVVGEKLSRGYHGSTVWNVEEHRYGRSQEQEERELELRSPTQTDASRNLSFMARFSELQWRMLTVRSDDSEHKYSSTPLDWVTLDTNIAYWLHPRTSAQIHLLGNVVIWASASLATLVYALLFIWYLFRRRRRVCDLPEDCWLRWMLAGALCAGGWAVNYVPFFMMEKTLFLYHYLPALAFQILLLPVVLEHVSDHLCRSQLQRSLFGALVVAWFASACHVSNTLRPLTYGDRSLSPSELKALRWKDSWDILIRKY; from the exons ATGAAGCGGATCTTCTTTTTGGATGGCAGTGGACCACCGTTTGGCCACATGCTGCTGGCCTTGGGAG GTTATTTAGGAGGATTTGATGGTAACTTTTTGTGGAACAGAATTGGAGCAG AATACAGCACCAACGTGCCCGTGTGGTCCCTGCGCCTGCTGCCGGCCCTTGCAGGGGCCCTGTCGGTGCCCATGGCCTACCAGATCGTGTGGGAGCTCGGCTTCTCTCACTGTGCCGCCGTGGGCGCCGCTCTGCTGATTCTGATCG AGAACGCTCTGATCACTCAATCAAGGCTGATGCTTTTGGAATCAGTGTTGATATTTTTCAATCTGTTGGCCGTGCTGTCTTACCTGAAGTTCTTCAACTCCCAGAAACATAG GCCCTTCTCTCCGAGCTGGTGGTTTTGGTTGATGCTGACGGGTGTGGCCTGCTCCTGTGCAGTCGG CATCAAGTATGTGGGTGTGTTCACGTACGTACTGGTGCTCGGGGTTGCTGCTGTCCACGCCTGGCACCTGATAGGAGACCAGGCGCTGTCAAAC GCCCGTGTGCTCTGTCACCTGCTCGCCCGAGCGGTGGCCCTGTTGCTCACCCCGGTCCTCGTGTACCTGCTCTTCTTCTACGTCCACCTGCTGCTGCTCTGCCGCTCCGGGCCCCACGACCAAATCATGTCCAGTGCTTTCCAGGCCAGCCTGGAG GGGGGGCTGGCGCGGATCACACAAGGCCAGCCCCTGGAGGTGGCCTACGGTTCCCAGGTCACTCTGAAGAACGTCTTTGGCCAACCCGTGCCCTGCTGGCTTCATTCCCACCAGAGCACCTACCCCATGAT ATACGAGAATGGCCGCGGCAGCTCCCACCAGCAGCAGGTGACCTGCTACCCCTTCAAGGATGTCAACAACTGGTGGATTGTAAAGGACCCTGGGCG GCACCAGCTGGTGGTGAACAACCCCCCGAGGCCCGTGCGGCACGGCGACATCGTGCAGCTGGTGCACGGCATGACCACCCGCCTCCTCAACAC GCACGACGTCGCGGCCCCCCTGAGCCCTCACTCCCAGGAGGTGTCCTGCTACATCGACTACAACGTCTCCATGCCCGCCCAGAACCTCTGGAGGCTG GACATCGTGAACAGAGAGTCGGACACAGATGTCTGGAAGACCATCTTGTCAGAGGTCCGGTTCGTGCACGTGAACACCTCAGCCATCCTCAAG CTGAGCGGGGTgcccctcccggactggggctttCGGCAGCTGGAGGTGGTCGGGGAGAAGCTGTCCCGGGGCTACCACGGGAGCACCGTGTGGAACGTGGAGGAGCACCGCTATGGCAGGA GCCAGGAGCAGGAAGAGAGGGAGCTGGAGCTGCGCTCGCCTACTCAGACAGACGCCAGCAGGAACCTCAGCTTCATGGCCAGGTTCTCAGAGCTGCAG TGGCGGATGCTGACGGTGAGAAGCGACGATTCCGAACACAAATACAGCTCCACGCCGCTGGACTGGGTCACGCTAGACACCAACATCGCCTACTGGCTGCACCCCAGGACCAGT GCACAGATCCATCTGCTCGGAAACGTCGTGATCTGGGCCTCGGCCAGCCTTGCCACCCTGGTGTACGCTCTGCTCTTCATCTGGTACCTGTTCAGACGCCGAAGAAGAGTCTGCGACCTCCCTGAGG ATTGCTGGCTACGCTGGATGCTGGCCGGGGCTCTGTGTGCCGGGGGCTGGGCCGTGAACTACGTGCCCTTCTTCATGATGGAGAAGACGCTGTTCCTCTACCACTACCTGCCCGCGCTCGCCTTCCAGATCCTCCTGCTCCCTGTGGTCTTGGAGCACGTCAGCGACCACCTGTGCAG GTCCCAGCTCCAGAGGAGCCTCTTCGGCGCGCTGGTCGTGGCGTGGTTTGCCTCTGCCTGTCATGTGTCCAACACGCTGCGCCCGCTAACCTACGGGGACAGGTCACTCTCACCCAGCGAACTCAAGGCCCTTCGCTGGAAAGACAGCTGGGATATCCTGATCCGGAAATACTAG